The window CAAACGCGGCCTCGAACTGACACTCACCGATATTACCGGTGGAGCCAATCTGGGAATGATGTTCTACAACCCGGAAAATTTATTGGAACGTTACAACGCACCCGACACCCTGAAGTGTCAGCACACTTTTAAATTAACGCGCGGCAACTGCCTGTACTCGGATATGGGCCGCATTTTCTGCTCGATTACCGCAGATAATTTTGGCTGGCACGAGACCGTGTGCGGCAACAGCCGCAAGCAGCATATCGAAAAAACCTGGGGGTCGCTCTCCTATCAGGATGCGCAAAACGACTGGCGCCAAAACGGCTTCGATGCCTTTCTGGTGGAATTGACCAAATACGGTCTCAACGAGCGGGACATGGGGGCGAACCTTAACCTGTTCAGCAAAGTGGTAGCCGACGAAAGCGGCAATCTCAGCCTCGATGCCAGCGCAGCAAAACCCGGCGCAAGCCTGACTTTGCGCTTTGAAATGGACACGCTGGTGGTAATGCACAGCTGCCCACATCCACTCAACCAGGCAGCGAGCTACCCCCGCACGCCGGTGCTGTGTGAATTGTTTGAAGCGGCGCCGGTCGCCGACGATGACTTCTGCAAAAACTTCCGCCCGGAAAACGGACGGGGTTTTGAAAATAACCGTTTGTACCATTTGGGGATAGGCGCATGATCAGAGAAAGTGACATGTTGTTAAGCGAAGCGCAGGAATCGACTGTCGTACCCGCTGGCGATTATTTACTGAAAAAAATCAAGCGCGGCCAAACCGTGAGAATTACCGACCTGGAAGGCAATCAGGCCGCAGACACCTTGTTTTACAACGCCAACAATACGGCCGAACGCTACAGTGCCATGGATACCATTCGCGAACAGGGCAATGTATACCTGAGCGCGGGAACGCTGTTGCGCAGTAATTTTGGCAACCCGCTGCTGGAAATTACCGCAGACACCTGCGGTCGCCACGATACCCTCGGCGGCGCCTGTGCGACCGAGAGCAACACCGTGCGCTACGACCTGAACAAGCGCTGTATGCACGCCTGCCGCGACAGTTGGATGCTGGCTATCGGCGAACACGAATCTGTCGGTATCAGCAAACGAGACATCACCCACAACATTAATTTTTTTATGAACGTGCCCGTCACGGCAGAAGGTGGACTGACTTTCGAAGACGGCATCTCGGCGCCCGGCAAATACGTGGAAATGGTGGCGCATATGGACGTGTATATGCTGGTGTCCAACTGCCCGCAACTGAACAACCCCTGCAACGGCTACAACCCGACGCCGGTTGAAATTACGCTCTGGTAATCTGCCGCTCCACGCGTCTCCGGACGACCGGATCAGGACGCAAGCTCACGCGGGACGACCCGCCGCAAACATGAGTGTAGACCGCCATGTTTAACAAAATTCTTATCGCCAACCGCGGCGCAATCAGCACCCGTATCAGTCGTACGTTAAATACCATGGGCGTAGCCTCGGTTGCGGTTTACAGCGAAGCCGATGCCCACTCGTTGCATGTGACCGCCGCCGACGAAGCTTATTCGCTCGGCGAGGGCGGCGCCGCCGAGACCTATCTCAACACCGAAAAACTGTTTGCCATTATGGCGCAGGCGGGCGTTGATGCCGTGCATCCCGGCTACGGCTTTCTCAGTGAAAACGCCGACTTCGTTGCCGAGTGCGATAAGCGCAACATTGCTTTTATCGGCCCGCGCCCGGAACACATGCAGGCGTTCGGATTAAAACACGAAGCGCGCGCTCTGGCAGTGGCGCAACAGGTGCCCCTGTTGCCCGGCAGTGACCTGCTGGATTCGGAAGACGAAGCACTTCTCGCTGCCGCGACAATTGGCTACCCCATTATTTTAAAAAGCACCGCCGGTGGCGGCGGTATCGGCATGCAGGTGTGCAAAGACGCGGCCGAACTGCAGAAAAATTTTGCGTCGGTAAAACGCCTGGGCGCGAACAACTTTGCCAACGACGGCGTGTTTATCGAAAAATACATCGAGTTTGCCCGCCATATTGAAGTGCAGGTTTTCGGTGATGGCGCAGGCAACGCCGTTGCCTTTGGCGAGAGAGATTGCTCGGCACAACGCCGCCATCAAAAAGTTATCGAAGAAACACCGGCCCCCAACATTCCCGACGACGTACGCAGTCAACTGCATCTCACGGCCACCAAATTGCTGGCCGCGGTAAATTACCTCAATGCCGGCACGGTAGAATTTATTTACGACCAGAACACCCACCAGTTTTACTTTCTGGAGGTCAATACCCGTTTGCAGGTTGAGCACGGGGTTACCGAAGAGGTGTTTAAGGTGGATCTGGTCGCCTGGATGGTGCGCCAAGCCGCAGGTGAACTCGGCGATATTACCAAATTGCGCGCTCAGCTCGCGCCGCAAGGTCACGCGATTCAGGCGCGCGTGTACGCCGAAGACCCTCACAAAAACTTTCAGCCGAGCGCCGGGCTTTTGTCCTGTGTCGCGCTGCCGGACAATACGTCGCAGCGCCGTATAGATCACTGGATCGAAACCGGCCTGGAAGTATCGGCATTTTTCGACCCGATGCTGGCCAAATTTATTTGCCGCGCGGATTCCCGCGAAGCGGCAATCGCCGAACTAAGCGCCGCACTATCCGCCAGCCGCATCCAGGGTATCGAAACCAATATGGCGTACTTGTGCGATCTGCTGGATGACCCGGTATTGCTGGAGGGCAGGTTGTACACCCGCTACCTCAATAATCGTAGCTTTGTACCGCAAACGATGGATGTACTCAGCGGCGGCACGCTGACTACGCTGCAGGATTTTCCCGGGCGCACCGGCTACTGGGATGTGGGCGTACCCCCGTCGGGGCCGTTTGATAATCTTGCTTTGCGCCTGGCCAATGCCGCGCTGGGCAACCCGGCCGATGCCGCCGGTCTGGAGATTACGCTGCAAGGCCCAACGTTGCGCTTTAATTGCGCGACCCAGTTTATTTTGACCGGCGCAGATTTTTCCGCAGAATTGGATGCAGAACCGCTGCAAAGTTATCGGGTTTACGCAGCCACTGCAGGCCAGGTGCTGCGCATCGGCCAGCCTCTCGGGGCCGGTGCACGCGCCTACCTCGCGGTCGCTGGCGGGCTCGATGGCAATGTGTATTTGGGTTCGCGTTCCACCTTTACCCTGGGCCAGTTTGGCGGCCACAGCGGCCGTGCTCTGCGCACGGGCGACGTGCTGCATTTTGCGCAAGGCGCGAGCGCAATCGCCGCCGACAACATTCAGCACCTGAAGCCGACGGTCAATACTGACTGGAATATCCGGGTGATTTACGGGCCTCACGGTGCGCCGGATTTTTTCACCGAAAAAGATATCGCCACTTTTTTTAACAGTGATTGGAAAATTCATTACAACTCCAGTCGCACCGGCATTCGCCTGATTGGCCCCAAACCTGACTGGGCGCGCACCACCGGTGGCGAAGCCGGCATGCACCCGTCAAATATTCACGATAACGCCTACGCGGTTGGCACTATTGATTTTACCGGCGATATGCCGGTGATTCTGGGGCCGGATGGGCCCT of the Teredinibacter turnerae T7901 genome contains:
- the uca gene encoding urea carboxylase, producing MFNKILIANRGAISTRISRTLNTMGVASVAVYSEADAHSLHVTAADEAYSLGEGGAAETYLNTEKLFAIMAQAGVDAVHPGYGFLSENADFVAECDKRNIAFIGPRPEHMQAFGLKHEARALAVAQQVPLLPGSDLLDSEDEALLAAATIGYPIILKSTAGGGGIGMQVCKDAAELQKNFASVKRLGANNFANDGVFIEKYIEFARHIEVQVFGDGAGNAVAFGERDCSAQRRHQKVIEETPAPNIPDDVRSQLHLTATKLLAAVNYLNAGTVEFIYDQNTHQFYFLEVNTRLQVEHGVTEEVFKVDLVAWMVRQAAGELGDITKLRAQLAPQGHAIQARVYAEDPHKNFQPSAGLLSCVALPDNTSQRRIDHWIETGLEVSAFFDPMLAKFICRADSREAAIAELSAALSASRIQGIETNMAYLCDLLDDPVLLEGRLYTRYLNNRSFVPQTMDVLSGGTLTTLQDFPGRTGYWDVGVPPSGPFDNLALRLANAALGNPADAAGLEITLQGPTLRFNCATQFILTGADFSAELDAEPLQSYRVYAATAGQVLRIGQPLGAGARAYLAVAGGLDGNVYLGSRSTFTLGQFGGHSGRALRTGDVLHFAQGASAIAADNIQHLKPTVNTDWNIRVIYGPHGAPDFFTEKDIATFFNSDWKIHYNSSRTGIRLIGPKPDWARTTGGEAGMHPSNIHDNAYAVGTIDFTGDMPVILGPDGPSLGGFVCPATVIKADLWKLGQLKAGDRVRFTPVNLATAEKLERHQLACCTQLTASAEPLYSSEDIATASPVLHRLSEQENAVEVCYRLAGDDYLLVEYGPQQLDIALRFRAHALMLKLQELNHPAIMELTPGIRSLQIHYDNLALPAQALLQLLLSAERALKDVEQQRIAARVVHLPLSWNDQACQLAVQKYTQSVRKDAPWCPDNIEFIRRINGLDSVDDVKRIVFDASYVVMGLGDVYLGAPVATPLDPRHRLVTTKYNPARTWTAENSVGIGGAYLCVYGMEGPGGYQFIGRTLQMWNKNKTTREFSRPWLLRFFDQIRFYEVSEEELIDIRRRFPHGDYPLKIEDTEFSLADYQAFLTQHQTSIDNFVEQRQTAFDEELARWISSGQMNFDATTTSAPAEDEAPLAANCTALESPAAGSLWQWCVAEGETVNEGDVVCILESMKMEIEIYAPAAGTLLKQQRHQGDVIAAGQTLGVISHA
- a CDS encoding urea amidolyase associated protein UAAP2, with product MIRESDMLLSEAQESTVVPAGDYLLKKIKRGQTVRITDLEGNQAADTLFYNANNTAERYSAMDTIREQGNVYLSAGTLLRSNFGNPLLEITADTCGRHDTLGGACATESNTVRYDLNKRCMHACRDSWMLAIGEHESVGISKRDITHNINFFMNVPVTAEGGLTFEDGISAPGKYVEMVAHMDVYMLVSNCPQLNNPCNGYNPTPVEITLW
- a CDS encoding urea amidolyase associated protein UAAP1; protein product: MTHSTAQPLYTFELPAASHWSLKIKRGLELTLTDITGGANLGMMFYNPENLLERYNAPDTLKCQHTFKLTRGNCLYSDMGRIFCSITADNFGWHETVCGNSRKQHIEKTWGSLSYQDAQNDWRQNGFDAFLVELTKYGLNERDMGANLNLFSKVVADESGNLSLDASAAKPGASLTLRFEMDTLVVMHSCPHPLNQAASYPRTPVLCELFEAAPVADDDFCKNFRPENGRGFENNRLYHLGIGA